TAATTAAGAAATTAAAACCAGCTGCTGTTAAAGGTACATACATTGTTAACCTTACAGTTTCAGCTTCAATGGGACCAAGTGTTAAAGTTAAAATCGAAAAATAATAATTATTATTTAATGTGCTCGTAAGAGTACATTTTTTGCAAAAAAAATCACCAGCAGGTGATTATTCAATTAATTTAGCTATATTATCATAATCTTCAACTGTAAGTGAATTTTTAGTACTAATATCTGAAATTACTTCTTGAATATTAACAACATTATCATGCAATTTAGCTTTTTTATTAGTGATACCTAAAAAGCTTTGAATACTTACAATTAAAGTGGTTACAACGGATAAAACAGCAATTAATACAAAGAATAACATAGTGTCTTCTGGGTATTTATTAAATCTAATTGCATATAAGTTCAAGATAACAATACTTGCTGCAATAAAAATAGCTATTACATTTAAAATCACAAAGAAGAAACGAGAAAAGTTATATTTAAAAAATGTTTTTCTTTTCAATTTAGTAATCTTGATATTTAGCTCTTCTTCATTAAATGGTTTATCTAAGGTTTTGTTTTTAGGTTTAAAATTAATTTGTTTTTCTAGTTTAATTACAATAGGCTCATAATTTTTATCCATGTAAATAACCTCCTGATAAATCACTAGATTTAAAACGATCTATTTCAAGTATTGCAAGAGTTCTTTTATATAAAATGAATTCAGCTTGCTTTTGATCAAGATTTTCATAAAAAATAATTTTAAGTTTATATAATTCCATTTCAAATTTAATTAAATTAAGTTTCGCTAAATAAAATGCATATTTTTTATTTATAACAAAGAAAGATAAAATCCCGCTAATAAAAGTAATTAAAGCATTAATAATAGTGGTTGCAATAACGTAGTTTAAATTAGAGTTATTATTTAATCAAGTGTGAAATGGATTATTAACACCTTCTGGATAAAATTTACTTGCACCAGCAAGGTATCAAACAGCAATTAAACCATTAAATAAGGTTGCTAGAATAATAATTAAATTTAATAAATAATAAACAGTACCATAAATACCTAATTTTGCTTTTGTTGTTTTTACAAGTCTATGATAAGCACTTAAAGCAGTAATTTTTTTAGCTCTCTTCATTATCTGCTCCCTGTAGTTAATTCATTTTTAAGTACTTCAGCAATAACAATTTTTTTACGAGTACTTGCTTGTTGAAATAAAGCATCAATAATGTTGTTCATAGCTTGCTGTGAGATTTGTCCGTTATCATACTTGATTTGAATATAACAAATAGTGTTATATATTTTCTTATATAAATCGCTATGGGTATTGTAACGATAAATAGCTATAAATAAGTTTAAAAAGAACGAAATAATAATGAACGAAGCTAGTAATGCGACTAATAAATAAGATTCATAATTAACTCTATCAGTTGTATTAGGCTTGTTATCAATCTTAATTAACTTAGAAAGAACAATTGAAGCTAGTACAATAGCAGAAATGTTTAAAAGTGCTATTAATACTGAAAAAATATCATCCAATAATTTGTATCTTTTAAGTCGCTTTTCGTCTTTTTTTAATTTGTTTTTTAATATTTCTATAACTTGATTCATATAATAATTTTATATCTATTTTTAAGGACTATAAAGAAAAAAATCAGATTAAAAATTATGCATAAAATTAGATTGTTTTATAATATGGATATGAACAAAAAATGAGCAATATTTAGTGATGTAGATGGGACAATTTACCCATTTCCAGATAAACAACTTTCAGAAGTTAATCGTGCAAAAGTTCGTGAACTAGCTGAAAAAAATATACCTTTTGTAATTAATACAGGAAATCCACCATTGGCTAAAATTCAAAGATTAGCTGATGAGTTAAATGTAAGATATCTTTGTTGTTCAAACGGAGCAATGATTTATGATAATCTTGAAAAGAAAGCTTTACATACAGAGCTTATTGATAGAGCTAAAGCTGAGATTATTTGAGATTTAGCACTTAAACATCAAGTGACTTTATATTACATGGGAAATGATCAATATTACATGTATAATTCAACTCCAGAAACAAATGAATTCTTAACAACATTTAATGAATATAATGATTGAATTAGAGATGGTAGAATTAATGAAGATTTACACAAAATTGAAGCTTATGGATTAGCACAGAATTTAGAAAACTTCCATAAAGCTTGTCTGCAAGCTCAAATTCCACTTGATATTATTAATGTATCAAACAAATATATCGAAATAACTAATATTGGTATTTCCAAAGCTTCAGGAATGAAATGACTTTGTGAAAATGTCTTTCAAGCCCCATTAGAAGATGTAATGGTAATCGGGGATAGCGCAAATGATATCCCTATGTTTAAAGCAGCAGGATATTCATATGCAATGGATAATGCTGATAAATTAACTAAAGCAGCTGCTAAATATTATACCAGCGCAGTGGAGCAAGATGGGTTAGCTGAAGCAATTGATGATTACTTATATCGTTCAGATTTTGAGTTAAAAAGAGCTATTTCACAGCAACAAAGCAAAAAGAATAAAAAGTAATTTTAAATTCAAATATTTCAAGGAGAAATCTTTGGAATATTTTTGTATTTTAAGCTAAATATTATAAAATTTAAATATGAAAAAAGCGACATTAGAACCAGTTAAAAAAATAAAAATTAAATTATCGGATTTAGGATTATTTCCTAAATGAACTATTAAAAAAATGGTCTTTGTTGCTATTTTAATTGCTATTTCAGTTGCTTTCACAGTTGTTGCTGCACAAATTATCCCTATTGTTAATATCCCTTCTTATAAATTTTCTTTTATCGGATTACCGGTTAAAATCTCAGGATTTATTTTCGGTCCAGTTATTGGGGTGTTTGTCGGAATTGTAGCTGATTTAATTTCACTTTTATTCGTACCACCTGCTGGATATAATCCAATGTATACTGTTGCTACAGCTGTTAACGGTTTAATTTCAGGGCTTTTTGGACTTTATTATATGAACTTTTTAAAGTTTGCTTTCTCAAAAGAATACCGTTTAAACCGTTTATCAATTAAAATTAATTTATTAGCATATAAATATAAATTTGAATCTGCTTCCGGAAATAGAAAAAAAGCAATTCAAATTGCTAATAAAATTGTTGCTTTAAATAACAAACGTCAATTTATTGACCAAGACTCTTCAAATCGTGAACTTAAAAATATTTATTGTATTTCAGGAACGCTATTTTTATTAGTTGCAATTTCCGTAATAGCCTGATTCATAGGCTTTAAAGTCAGCGATGATATTATTTCGAATGGATTTATTAAAAACAGATGAGTTTTACTTGCGCTAATGACTTCAGGTATGAGTTTACTAGTTGTTTTTGTGCTTGTTGGTAGATTCTTTATGAAAACAAGTAAATATTTAGTGTTTGTGCCTATTATAGTATTCTGTGCTTTCTTAGAATTAATTAACATTCCAATTTTATCTTTTGCTGATCTTTATTCATTAGGAAACGGAAATGATCAAGATATCTTTGTTTGAATTACACAACATATTTTAACTAGTCCAATTAAGATTTGATTTAATGTCTTTGTTATTTACTACTCATATATGGTTGTTTCTAAATTAATTAATAAAAATGATCATTTATCATACTAAGAGGTGAAATGTCTAAAGAACATAAAATTCTAAGAATAGAAAACATATTTGTTAATAAAGGATACAAAAAAAGCAAATACACTTTTTGACCTGAAACTAATATTTCAATACCATGTATAGACCTATACCATGGGGTTAAAACTGCTTTTTATGTACCGGATGATAATAGAAACTTGGTATTTTCAAAAATAGCAAGTTTTGTTTTACATGATCCTAATAGTGCAGTAACATATTTTAATCCACATGCTAAAAGTTATTTTGATTTTAATAAGGCTGCTAACTTTACTACTAAGAAAAAAGAATTATTAAATAAAATTGCTTACTTTGATATTAGTGAAATTATTAATCAAGATGATACTAATATCCCTTTGTACGAGCTATGAAAAGATTGTTTGCATTCAATTACACATGCTGCTAATTTAACTAATTTAAATCGTATTTATTCAAATTTAGATTACACACTGAAAAATATTATTTTCAATATTCTTAGACTTCATTCATCTAATATTTTGGACATGAATAATGAGTTTTTAAAAACATTTCAACAAGCAACAGAGAGTTATCTTAAAATTAATAATAATGATGTGCAAAATAAACAAAACACATTAGATAATATTATCTTTTTAGCTAATAATTACATGATTTCAGTAATAAAAGAATATTTTGAATTATTCAAAGAATTAAAAAATCAATATCGTTTTTTAGAATCTGAAATCCAAACCAGCAATATTAATGAACAAAAAAGTTTCATAGATGAAGGTAAGATTCGACTTGCCTATATGAACCAAATAAATAATGTTTCTTTAATTAAAGTAGAAAATGATTTAAAAATAAGAGATCTTAAAACAGAAATTAATTTCTACGAAAATCTGAAAAATGCTACAGTTAAGTATTCAAAGAAAGTAATGATTGCTGAAATTAATTTAATCCGTAAGGAAATTAGTTTACTTGAAAAGAAAAAACATTTCTTAAAAAATATTAATGAAGAATATTTTGATTTGCTTAAAGATATTTTAATTAAGAGAAAAGAATTAAATATTTGAATCTTTAATTTTGATAAATTAAAATATTTAAATGAGAAACAATTAAATAATCTGAAAAATGAAATTGATTCTGAAATTAATATTTTTATTAATAATAACTTTACAGAAATTAGAAACAAATATAAAAACACTACAGTTAAGAAAATTAAGGATTTTATCTCACAAGAATTCTCATTTAATATTAAAGAATACATAACTATTTCAAAAAATACTGCAGAAGAATGAAACAGCAATATTAGAAACAATAAAAAAGCAATTGAGGCTATTAAGAACAAGAAGTACAATCATATTTCTGATTATAAAAATATCGTAGATGTGCATGATTTAGAAGAAAAAATTAAATATGCTCAAGCTGAATTAGAGTGATCGAAATATTCTAAAGAAAAGTTATTTAATTCTTTATTAAAATCTAAAGAGTTTAAACTTAATCGCCTTAAGTCTAATGTTAAAAAAACTCAAAGAGATATTTCTGCTTGTTTAGATAAAATTCTTAAAGCTACCCCAAATAAAAATGAGGCATATTTTAGCTATATTTTAGAAATTGAAAAATTTAAACATTTTATTTCAACAAATTGAATGTTTAATCTTATTTTATTAATGATTTCATATGCTTCTAATAAGCAAAAAGCTAATAAGTGCTTACTGCTTAATTCGGCTGCTATGATTCGTTTTATTGAGTCATTTGAAACATCTTCAATTTCAATTCCTAATTACATTAAACCTTTTAAGGACCTTGATGTAGTAGATAAAGCTAAAATTAAGCTAACTAAATTTAGTTTAGATAAAATTCAAATCTTATTTATTCAAGATAGCTTAAAACAAATTAATGAGTTTGAAAAAAGCGAATTTATGAGAGTTTTATTTAAATTAATTGAGGTAAATGATATTACTACAATTTTTATCAGTTCAGATTTAGAAGTTATTAAAAATTCATTCGATTATGTTTACTTCTTTAATGATATGCAACTGCTTGAAGGTGGAAAAGTTAATGAAGTCTTGAAAAAACCAATTAATCCAGATTTAAAAATGCTACTAAAAGGTAAAATTAATTCATTAAATCAACAATTAAACCGAGATTATGTGCAATTATTCATTTATCCAGCAATTTATTATTTAGACACCCAACCAACCCATTTTGTTTATTGTACTTTAAATGAGTATCAAACTTGAACTTTAATTAATACTAATAAACTTCCTCAAAAGCAAAAAGAATTCAATAATACCAAACTTTCAGATACATTAATAAATGATTTCTTCCAATCTGTTTTTGAGGGTGATGAAGTAATTTTAACTCAAGAAAATACTAAGTTTGTACCTGAACCTTATGATGCAGGAGATAAACAATTTACTAAAGAAATAGCAACAGAAAAAAATAAAGTTTATGTTGAAAATATTTCGCCCGAAGATATTGATAAATTATTTTAATCTTATATAATACTTCCAAGGACAGAGGTACTTGTTTTTACAGGTTGAGAAATACTCTTATAAGCTGATCTAGTTAATACTAGCGTAGCGAGTCTTCTCTTTTACTATCCTTTCTGTCCAGGAAGGATTTTTTTATGAAGTTAAACAAATTAAAACTTTTATTACTTGCTGCATTAGGTTTTAGTCCTATTGCAACAATGGTTTCATGTTCAAATAACAGTGAAATTAAGCTTTCACTAATTAAGCCAACAAGCATGAATGAAACTAATTTAAATGAGTATAAAAATAAACTCGAAACTCAAATGAATGATTATTTAAAAAATAATGGTCATTTAGATATGAAGTTTAAAATTACTTTAGTGGATGCTGGAAGTGATTCATACAATGTGGTAGTGGATTCTTTAACTAAAGGCGAAAGTGATTTAGGATTTATTTCTGTAGGTTCTATTATTGGAAATGAAAAAGAAATTGAAAACGAAGTGAATTCAAATGTCATCCAAACCTACACCAAGCAGTTTAATGGAGATATTTTAAATGCATTTTACACCAACAATGGTGAGAACTTACAACAAGCTGCTAAAAATGAACAAGTTGTATTTGATAAAATTCGTTGATCAGAAAAATGAAATGAACCTAAACCAGGAAATCAGTGAGATGGTTCATTGTATCAAGCTTTTTATAATGACAATAATGTCTCATATCAAAGAGGTTTGATAGCTATTGTTGCAGATAAAAGTACGACAGCAGAAATTGTTAAAGCTTGAAATGATAAAAATTTAAATAAATTTATTTCTTATGGATTAGGGATTGGAAAACCTGATTCAGGAAGCAAATACATCTTGCCTGAAGCTTTAATGAAAAAACATTTTAATTCTGAAAAGAAACAATTCGAATCATTAGAGGATTTAAAAATAAAAAACCCAAATAAGATTCATGAAAATGTCAAATTATCAAAAGCCTCAGAAGAAAAAAATAAAGATATTCACATCTTTTTTGATAATGAAGGTAGCTATAGCTGAACTCATTTTAAAGATAAAATTAAGTTTGCTTATGCTACTAATCCAGCTACAAGACAAGGGGAAACGATTAGTTTTCTAACTCTAACTGATCCACTTCCTTTTAATATTGGACTTTTATCTAAAAGAATTACAGATAATCAATACAAAATAATTTATGATGCTTTAAAAAATACTTTATCAGGTAATGAAGTATCATGAGGAAAAAACGTTGGTTTCAGTGACTTTGGAAAAAGCAACATTGAAACAGTTTTAAACACAATTAAAAATTCATTAGGAGAATAATGCTTAAATTTAAGAATGTTGCATTAAGTTATGAAGGTGCAGAAGTACTAAGTGACTTAAATTTTGAAATTAATAAGAACGAAATAATTGGTCTTATTGGAAAAAGTGGTGAAGGAAAAAGCACTATACTAAAATCCATATTTGACTTTAGTATAGTGTTAAAAGGCGAAATTTTATATAATGGTCAAAATATTTTAAAATTAAAAAACAAACAATTAAAACAATATAAAAATAACATTTCATTCACTGATTCCGAAACGCTTAGTTTAAATGATCTTGATGCTTACAAAAACATTTTGTATAACTTTAATGCATATTCTAATATTTGAAATAAGTACTGAAAAATTCTCACTAAAGAACAAATTAATATCTTATGAAGTTTATTTAATCAATTTGGAGTTGAAAAATATGCTTTAACTCCATTAAATCAACTTTCAACTGGTCAAAAACAAAGATTTAACTTTATTTCAGGAGTATTTAAAAATTCTGAGATTTTAATTTGTGACGAAATCACCAGTAATTTAGACTTAAACAATTCGCAAAAGGTTTACAATCACCTTTTAAGACTTAAAAACGACAAAATAATTATTACAGCTATACATGATATAGATTTAGCAATGCAATATTGTGATAAGCTGATTGCTGTAAAAAGCGGAAAAATTCAAAAGATAATTACAAAAGAACAATTTGATAAAGAGGAATTGTTAATTTACTTTGATGAATAAACAAATATTTAATAGTAAGATTAAGCAAAAAAGAATACTAAAATATATCAGTATTCTTCTAGCTGTTTCTTTCTTATTTTATGCTTTATACAACTTAAAATTCTTTTATTTTGTCGCATCCCCTCAATGGGGAAAATCTTGAAGTAATTTCAAGTCAATTTTTGCATTTAATTCAACTAGTAACGCATTAAGTGAAAATTTATGGTTAGTTAACTGAAATTATTTCTTAATAACTTTAAAAGGAGTTACACTAGGTACTTTTTCTGGATTTTTATTAGCAATAATAACTGGATATTTTTCAGCTAGCAACATCCATAAACATAAGACTTTTTCTTATTTAATAAAAACTATTATTCTTCTTTTAAGAGCTTTTCCTGTGATAGTGTTTATTTTGCTATTTAAGGATGCTTTTAGTGCAATGCTAGCTTCATTTGTGCTTTATTTTTGGTTTACTTGATTATGAATGAATCGTTATATTGCTGATTTAATAGAATCCTGCTCTACTAAAAAATATTATCAAGATATAAGTCTTGGAAGCGGCAAAATTAAATCATTTTATAAAAATATTTATCTAAATATCAGAATTAAATTTTTCTTAAATTTCTTTATGTCTTATGAATCTAATATTAGATGATTAACTATTTTAGGTTTAGTTGGAATATCTGGTTTAGGAGTAGTTTTTGGTAATTTAAGAGTATATAAAGATTCGCTTGGGATTACTTTACTTTTTATTGCTTTATTTATTTTGCTAGTGGAATTAATTTTATTTGCCTTAAATAAAGTTCTTTTAGTATCAAAAGCAATTTCGAATCCAAGTATAAAAGATATTAAATCACTTAAATATAATTGAAAA
The DNA window shown above is from Mycoplasma seminis and carries:
- a CDS encoding DUF4231 domain-containing protein, which codes for MKRAKKITALSAYHRLVKTTKAKLGIYGTVYYLLNLIIILATLFNGLIAVWYLAGASKFYPEGVNNPFHTWLNNNSNLNYVIATTIINALITFISGILSFFVINKKYAFYLAKLNLIKFEMELYKLKIIFYENLDQKQAEFILYKRTLAILEIDRFKSSDLSGGYLHG
- a CDS encoding HAD family hydrolase; translated protein: MNKKWAIFSDVDGTIYPFPDKQLSEVNRAKVRELAEKNIPFVINTGNPPLAKIQRLADELNVRYLCCSNGAMIYDNLEKKALHTELIDRAKAEIIWDLALKHQVTLYYMGNDQYYMYNSTPETNEFLTTFNEYNDWIRDGRINEDLHKIEAYGLAQNLENFHKACLQAQIPLDIINVSNKYIEITNIGISKASGMKWLCENVFQAPLEDVMVIGDSANDIPMFKAAGYSYAMDNADKLTKAAAKYYTSAVEQDGLAEAIDDYLYRSDFELKRAISQQQSKKNKK
- a CDS encoding ECF transporter S component, translating into MKKATLEPVKKIKIKLSDLGLFPKWTIKKMVFVAILIAISVAFTVVAAQIIPIVNIPSYKFSFIGLPVKISGFIFGPVIGVFVGIVADLISLLFVPPAGYNPMYTVATAVNGLISGLFGLYYMNFLKFAFSKEYRLNRLSIKINLLAYKYKFESASGNRKKAIQIANKIVALNNKRQFIDQDSSNRELKNIYCISGTLFLLVAISVIAWFIGFKVSDDIISNGFIKNRWVLLALMTSGMSLLVVFVLVGRFFMKTSKYLVFVPIIVFCAFLELINIPILSFADLYSLGNGNDQDIFVWITQHILTSPIKIWFNVFVIYYSYMVVSKLINKNDHLSY
- a CDS encoding MAG1360 family OppF-related protein, which codes for MSKEHKILRIENIFVNKGYKKSKYTFWPETNISIPCIDLYHGVKTAFYVPDDNRNLVFSKIASFVLHDPNSAVTYFNPHAKSYFDFNKAANFTTKKKELLNKIAYFDISEIINQDDTNIPLYELWKDCLHSITHAANLTNLNRIYSNLDYTLKNIIFNILRLHSSNILDMNNEFLKTFQQATESYLKINNNDVQNKQNTLDNIIFLANNYMISVIKEYFELFKELKNQYRFLESEIQTSNINEQKSFIDEGKIRLAYMNQINNVSLIKVENDLKIRDLKTEINFYENLKNATVKYSKKVMIAEINLIRKEISLLEKKKHFLKNINEEYFDLLKDILIKRKELNIWIFNFDKLKYLNEKQLNNLKNEIDSEINIFINNNFTEIRNKYKNTTVKKIKDFISQEFSFNIKEYITISKNTAEEWNSNIRNNKKAIEAIKNKKYNHISDYKNIVDVHDLEEKIKYAQAELEWSKYSKEKLFNSLLKSKEFKLNRLKSNVKKTQRDISACLDKILKATPNKNEAYFSYILEIEKFKHFISTNWMFNLILLMISYASNKQKANKCLLLNSAAMIRFIESFETSSISIPNYIKPFKDLDVVDKAKIKLTKFSLDKIQILFIQDSLKQINEFEKSEFMRVLFKLIEVNDITTIFISSDLEVIKNSFDYVYFFNDMQLLEGGKVNEVLKKPINPDLKMLLKGKINSLNQQLNRDYVQLFIYPAIYYLDTQPTHFVYCTLNEYQTWTLINTNKLPQKQKEFNNTKLSDTLINDFFQSVFEGDEVILTQENTKFVPEPYDAGDKQFTKEIATEKNKVYVENISPEDIDKLF
- the cypl gene encoding ABC transporter thiamine pyrophosphate-binding lipoprotein p37/Cypl, coding for MKLNKLKLLLLAALGFSPIATMVSCSNNSEIKLSLIKPTSMNETNLNEYKNKLETQMNDYLKNNGHLDMKFKITLVDAGSDSYNVVVDSLTKGESDLGFISVGSIIGNEKEIENEVNSNVIQTYTKQFNGDILNAFYTNNGENLQQAAKNEQVVFDKIRWSEKWNEPKPGNQWDGSLYQAFYNDNNVSYQRGLIAIVADKSTTAEIVKAWNDKNLNKFISYGLGIGKPDSGSKYILPEALMKKHFNSEKKQFESLEDLKIKNPNKIHENVKLSKASEEKNKDIHIFFDNEGSYSWTHFKDKIKFAYATNPATRQGETISFLTLTDPLPFNIGLLSKRITDNQYKIIYDALKNTLSGNEVSWGKNVGFSDFGKSNIETVLNTIKNSLGE
- a CDS encoding ATP-binding cassette domain-containing protein, encoding MLKFKNVALSYEGAEVLSDLNFEINKNEIIGLIGKSGEGKSTILKSIFDFSIVLKGEILYNGQNILKLKNKQLKQYKNNISFTDSETLSLNDLDAYKNILYNFNAYSNIWNKYWKILTKEQINILWSLFNQFGVEKYALTPLNQLSTGQKQRFNFISGVFKNSEILICDEITSNLDLNNSQKVYNHLLRLKNDKIIITAIHDIDLAMQYCDKLIAVKSGKIQKIITKEQFDKEELLIYFDE
- a CDS encoding ABC transporter permease subunit, whose protein sequence is MNKQIFNSKIKQKRILKYISILLAVSFLFYALYNLKFFYFVASPQWGKSWSNFKSIFAFNSTSNALSENLWLVNWNYFLITLKGVTLGTFSGFLLAIITGYFSASNIHKHKTFSYLIKTIILLLRAFPVIVFILLFKDAFSAMLASFVLYFWFTWLWMNRYIADLIESCSTKKYYQDISLGSGKIKSFYKNIYLNIRIKFFLNFFMSYESNIRWLTILGLVGISGLGVVFGNLRVYKDSLGITLLFIALFILLVELILFALNKVLLVSKAISNPSIKDIKSLKYNWKKYVLWLMTLVYIAIVIWGLISLRSESVYSKTLEDYFSLVFKFDFTNINWNDLMLDYWLILQQGYVALVFGYIFALLYAYVLAERINKNYNVILSKIGLIIFKVIPTFIWFLIFNPLMHSYAAITIALVISCFRKLTKQIAESINTISATKIERFYALGWSKLKVYTWYIIPYINKQLLAVFIFQSEDCLRNSISYGTFANISIYSLINEYQRTLQYNKIFPVILPAYITFILFEVAFWIYKSKIWEKFTNKNNSQHLTVTAKYEKFQKRLISSLKSN